The sequence below is a genomic window from Xylocopa sonorina isolate GNS202 chromosome 15, iyXylSono1_principal, whole genome shotgun sequence.
ATTTTTTATTCTTATTAAGCAACACTTAAACCAACTATTTATTGCAACGTTTTGTCGTTTCTTAAATACTTAAATACCACGATATTCGTTTATGAACGTAAAAGTAGTAAATAAATCACTTTTAACGATCCAACGATATAAATTTTTTCTTGTCAAAAATTCAGTCTTGATAATTAATAAATTGTGCGATACAATAAGCAATAAAATGGTAGTTTATGATGGAACATTTTCATTGAATGAGTCACTGAGTATGACTTAAAAATCCAAGTCTTTTTCCCAGTGGTATTTCAAGGAGAAGATGCAAAATCAATAAACATTACAATTATCCTCTTTAAACAATTCACATGAACGAATAAACGATATAAAAGTGGTCAAAAACTCATTATAACACCTCGCGTTCTTTTTTCAACTATCCCTGACAACTATGAGATAATAACTGAGCACAGTGAAAGTCAACCTTACTCCAGGTCAACCCAAGCCTATTATGCAACATTATTGCACAATCATTAAAAAACCTTCAAGTTTACCAGATGAAATAGAAATTATGGTACTGTTAATCGATATTTCATATTTATTTCTACgaaaaaatatttatacgaTTTTCTCTGATGCAACAGTCTTTCAAATTGGTAGGTTTAAATAAAAACAGCAAGTCATATTTGGCTAATTTTTAATAACATAATATGTTTTTGTATAACATAATGATCGTCGCAAAGTTATAATACGGCAAAGGCAACGGCAAGACAACATAATACTTTGATATACAACGATAAttgataaagaaaaaaaaaaagaaaacaaaaaaaaataggaagaagaagaaaaagaagaaaaaaagagaataagAAGTATTTAAAAGTATTTTAATACTCAAGGTGTATGTATTTTAGGAAATGGTACAATATAGGTGTATTTGTACATTtcttttaaaaaataatttctctTTTTCAATGCGTTATGTTTCACTTACTACAATCGATTACTTTTAAAGATTACTTTTGATCGCTACTTTtgatcgtaataagatatacgatATAAACATGCATACATATGTTTTACAATTAGTAATTAGGCGGGTATGGATTGTAAGGATTCTGTGGCGGATAGTAACCAGATTGCGGATAATTACCACCTTGAGCATACGCAGTATACGGTGGAGGATTCTGCGGATAACTGTTATATGCCGGTTGTCCATAGTTTGGATACGCACCTGCTTGGGACATTGGTTGATTATTGTAACTTGGATTAGCCCATCCTGGTGCTCCGTTTTGTTGCGGCTGTGTCCAACCCGACTGTTGACTGGAATTGCCCCATGCACCTTGCGGCGGTACGCTCGCGTATCCCTGATAAGGCGTATTTATACCAGGATACGGAGGTGGCATATCCGTCATGTATACGCTGTTCGCTATACAGAAtgaatttatattttttatatagaGAAACGTTAAGCTTCAGATTCTTATGACTGGAATACTGGTCGGAGACTCGTCGATATAAAAGCAGTCAACGGTATACAGAACAACGGCTGGTTCTCAAAAAGAGTAACGAAAGATACGATTAGGAAGAAATGGTAGAGACAAGTATAAGCTTAACCTGGTGGTGAATCTGGAAATGCATCGTTTCTTGGTAGCCATCCATAATATCCAGTTTGCGCTGCTTGGTAAGCAGGTGGTGGCGCCgcgtaccaatttgatgtcggCGGTTGATACGGTGGTGGAGCATCGTTCGCGGGTCCGTTACGTTGAGCTATAAGTAAATATGAATATTAACATAGAGaaaggaaatattgttaacaTTCATAGTTGTAGATTAGAATTAGCTTACCCATTGCTGCTGCTCTTAGCATAGCCTGACCAAATTCTATCGCACCGCCGCTTTTGAAATGCAACTTAAATTTACATTCACCGATCCAGTTGCCGTTCGGTTGGGCCCTGCATTTGCCTTTAATGTAGTTGGCACCAAACATTGGCTGTTCCACTTCGACTTCGCTCAGCGTTACGAATGGAAAGCTGAAGGACtgcattttttctttttgctcCTTAGCATTAAAGATCATTCTGTGCGTTGTTAGGTATAATCTGCCGCGTTTGGTTCCAAAAAATTCTGGCTGCTCTTGACCGTGGAACTCCATAGTGACATTGTCACAGAATAACAGTATGCTGAATAGATAAACATTTAATTTGTTTATAACGCTAGTTATAATTAGAGGAACGAAGGGAAACGCGGCATACAGTGATCTTATTTACTGTAAAAGTTCTTTCGGAAGCATAAATATTTGATCGATCATTTGTATAAAGTAATATCCTTCCGCAGAATGGTAATTAATTGTAAAAAATAAGTCGCATTCGGAAGGCCACGACGGTGGAACTACGTTGCAGAAACGTCATAAGCGTGAACATGTGAAAGAAGAAGATTTTCGAAAATTCTGAATACATTTTACAACTTACCATTCCCCGGCGTGTATTAGAACGCCGCCGTTGGCGTGCGCTGTGTTTAATGACATGCTTTTTTAACTTTTTCACCAATACTGTTGAAATTTTCAGCAATAATCCTCGTACATCAGCTGATTCATAAGTGATAAGTAAGTATGACGCAGTGCGCAGGCGCATTCATCTCGATATAGTATGTTTAACGATACAGCACGTATACATAATATGGTACGTGTATAGTACGTATATAGAAATTGATGTCGCGCTATTTAACTGAACTAAAACTAAAAAACTGAACAATTTTTTAaacaacaacgacgacgacaacaacaacaacaacaacaacaacatatatgtacgtatatatatatatatatatatatatatatatatggcagCTATtgttaaaaatgtaaatgtaatATCAGAAaataatgtacgaatattatatatatatatatatatatggttcGTGTTCAGTATAGGTGCcaaaacatatatatatttgaacAGAAGGATATTCTAGGTCAGAATAAGTTCCTGCGAGCATTGAAGTAACGAAAGAAACCGCGTTTGAAAATCTCGCGGTGGAACAGGAAGAATACAAAACGCGAGAATGCGCACGCAGAAATCAATGCCGGAAAATTTTCAAAGACATGCGCCGCCGGTGCACGAAGACGAATCGCATCTGTATTACGCGTAAAGAAATAAATAAGGCAGTGATCCGGTGCAATTAACCGATCGGTAGGAAGTGCGTAGCGCAGTGGAAACCTATTGATCTTGGTCTCTTCCATAACGATGGAATCGTAAAGACGATCGGTCAACGGCGAACAACTCTAATCTATTCCGTTGTTAAACCGCATCCACCACGGCAGACATGGATGAGAATTTGAGCCGGGGTTACGTGCAATTAGGGAAAGCAAGGGGACTGAACGAATTCAAATTCTCGAATGGATTTACCCATTTATCACCGCCGGTTGACAAATTCAATTTAATCTGTTGTGCTTTTGCGATCGGCGGTATAGGATTCCTCTTGCCCTACAACAGGTcgatacatttcaaaagagaTATATTAACAAAGGTATATTCATTGCTTATTCTTCATCTTTCTTACAGCTTCGTCATAGCGGTGGATTACTTTCAAACAAGATACCCCGGTTCTACAGTAATATTCGATATGTCACTTGTCTACATTATCATGGCCTTCTTCGCAGTCTTTGCGAACAACATTTTGATCGAGACGCTATCTTTGAACACGCGTATAACGTTTGGTGGGTATCATTCTATTTTCGATTCGTT
It includes:
- the Wbp2 gene encoding WW domain binding protein 2 isoform X1, whose amino-acid sequence is MSLNTAHANGGVLIHAGECILLFCDNVTMEFHGQEQPEFFGTKRGRLYLTTHRMIFNAKEQKEKMQSFSFPFVTLSEVEVEQPMFGANYIKGKCRAQPNGNWIGECKFKLHFKSGGAIEFGQAMLRAAAMAQRNGPANDAPPPYQPPTSNWYAAPPPAYQAAQTGYYGWLPRNDAFPDSPPANSVYMTDMPPPYPGINTPYQGYASVPPQGAWGNSSQQSGWTQPQQNGAPGWANPSYNNQPMSQAGAYPNYGQPAYNSYPQNPPPYTAYAQGGNYPQSGYYPPQNPYNPYPPNY
- the Wbp2 gene encoding WW domain binding protein 2 isoform X2, which produces MSLNTAHANGGVLIHAGECILLFCDNVTMEFHGQEQPEFFGTKRGRLYLTTHRMIFNAKEQKEKMQSFSFPFVTLSEVEVEQPMFGANYIKGKCRAQPNGNWIGECKFKLHFKSGGAIEFGQAMLRAAAMAQRNGPANDAPPPYQPPTSNWYAAPPPAYQAAQTGYYGWLPRNDAFPDSPPANSVYMTDMPPPYPGINTPYQGYASVPPQGAWGNSSQQSGWTQPQQNGAPGWANPSYNNQPMSQADAKAAEAAQSAYYDPSRPQCAYVPPPAYYESPPSFQQATEKKDQ